GGAAAAGCGGGCAGGGCTGAAAGGCGCCCAGCGGGCGTCCTCGCGGCCGTCCATGAGGTCCCTGCAGATGGCGGCTGCGGCCGGGGTCAGGAGGACCCCGTGGCGGAAGAACCCGGTGGCGATGATAAGGCCCGGAACGTGTCCGCCGGCCTGGCCCGCGCCGCCTCGAACGGGTATCCGGCCCAGCAGCGGTGCGTTGTCCGGCGTTCCGGGACGGGCCCGGACGGTGCACTCCAGCAGTTCAAGTTCGGCGACGGCGGGAACCAGCACCTGCGCGTCGCGGAGGAGCTGGTAGACGCCGCCGGCGGAAACTGCACCGGTTGCGGAGGGCGCGTCCTCGCGCTGGGTTGCCCCGATGACCACCGTGCCGTCCCGGCGGGGAACGATATACACCGGCACGCCATGCACCAGGCCCCGGACGGTGGACACCACCAGCGGCCGCAGATGCGGGGGCACTGCGAGCCGCAGGATCTCCCCGAAGACGGGCCGCAACGGAAGATGCAGGCCTGCCGGGAGGGACCCCAGTTCTGCCGCGTGCAGCCCGTTCGCCACTACCGTTTCGCCGGCCAGCACGGTTCCCCCGCCGACCAACTGCACGCCGGCAACGGCGCCGTCCTGCCACAGCAGCGCAGCCGCTTTGTCCGGCACCGAGTAACCGTCGACGGCGCCGGCTGCTGCTGCGCCATCCTGTCTGGTTCCGCTGCGGGCAGCTTCGTCCCTGGTTCCGTTCACGCCGTGGCCGGCGAGCGCGCGCCGCAGGCAGTCCACCAGCAGCCGCGGGTCCACCTGGTGGTCAGCCGGGGTGTCCAGCGCGCAGGCGATGGCCGGGCTAAGCAGGGGCTCCCGTTTGCGGGCTTCGCGGACAGTGAGCGGTTCCACGGCGAGTCCGTTGGCCTGCTGCACCGCGCGCAGGTCCATCAGGGCACGGCGGTCGGCGGCGTCGGCACCCACGGCAAGGGTCGGCGTCGTGATGTATCCCGGATCAGCCCCTGACGCTTCGCGGAGGCCGGCCACGAAGGCGGGCCAGCGGGCCGACGCGTCCAGCATCAGCTCGAGGAGGTCCTCTTCCTGGTAGTGCAGCTCGCTGACCGGGGCCAGCATCCCGGCGGCCGCCCAGCTGGCCCCGGAACCCGGAGCGTCATCGATGACCACTACGGAACGTCCCGAGCGTTGCGCCTCCCAGGCAATGCCATGGCCGATCACTCCGCCGCCGATGACGGCGACATCGGCACGGATGGTGCCGACGGGCGGCGCGGATAGCGGTTCCATTGCGCCCGGGTTCGATGGTGCGCCCATGTGTCTCCTTCCCTACGCCGGTATTAGCCGGATCAGGTCAAGCGGTCGGCTCTGACGCCCTCTCAGCCCGGCGCTTTGTGACAGCTGCCGCGGGCTCCCGCAGTACGAGGCAAGTGTAGAGGAACTAGGCTTGCCCCCATGAATGTGTCCCACACTCCAGCCGCCGCCACCGATGTCCTGAGCACCACCAAGATCAGCAACGGTCTGAGCACAGCGCGCCTGTACCTCTGCACGGACGCCCGGAAGGACCGCGGCGATTTCGAACAGTTCGTGGATGCGGCGTTTGCCGGCGGCGTGGACATCATCCAGCTCCGGGACAAAACCATCGAGGCCGCCGAGGAGTTGGAACTGCTGGCCGTCCTGAAGGAAACGGCGGAGCGGCACGGCCGGCTGTGGGCCGTCAACGACCGGGCCGACATCGCAGTGCTGTCCGGGGCCCCGGTATTCCACGTCGGCCAGAAGGACCTCCCCCTGGCCGCCGCGCGGACCCTGCTCAACGGCAACGCGGCCATCGGCCTGTCAAGCCACACTCCCGGGCAAGTGGACGCGGCCCTCGCGGCGGCCGCCGGGCCGGCGGGGCTGGACTACTTCTGCGTGGGCCCGGTGTGGGCAACGCCCACCAAACCGGGGCGGGCCGCCGTGGGGCTTGAGCTGGTGAAGTACGCCGCCGGGGCTGCGCGTGCCTCAGGGCAGGAAGGACAGTCCGACGGCGGTGTCCCCTGGTTTGCGATCGGCGGCATCGGCCACGGCAACGTGGAGCAGGTAGTGGAAGCAGGCGCCCGCCGGATCGTGGTGGTCCGGGCCATCACCGAAGCCGAGGACCCCGCAGCCGCCGCCGCTTCGCTCCTTGCCGCCTTGGATGCACCCGGTTCCTGACCCTCGTTACGCGGCGCATTACCCTTTGCCGCTCACCGCCCGGGTGCCTGCATTATCGCCGGAATTCGAGCTAGGCTGATTTTCGTGTCACACCATCGGCTGGCTCCCAACGTCCACGAGCACAAGAACGCGCTAGAGGCGGCGCTCGGTGCTCTGCGGGCCGAGCTGGAGCTGCCGGCGGCCTACCCCGATGATGCCGTGGCCGACGCCAAAGCAGCCGTGGAATCCCTGCAGCTCCCCGCCTACGACCTGACTGCCGTCGAGTTCGTCACCATCGATCCCGCGTCCTCCACCGACCTGGACCAGGCACTGTTCATAGAGCCCGACGCCGACGGGTACCACGTGCTCTACGCCATCGCGGACGTGCCCGCATTCGTGACCCCCGGCGGGCCTTTGGATGCGGAAACACGCCGCCGCGGGCAGACGTTCTACGCCCCCGACGGGCGGATCCCGCTGCATCCGGAAATCATCAGCGAACAGGCCGGCAGCCTCCTTCCTGGCCAGGACTGCTCTGCGTTCGTCTGGGATTTCCACCTCGACAACGCCGCCGAGGTCAGGTCCGCTGCCGTCAGGCGGGCGCGTATCCGCAGCCGGGCCAAGCTCAGCTACAAAGGCGCCCAGGCGCAACTCGACGACGGCACGGCCCCGCCGGTGCTGCGGCTCCTTAGAGAGGTGGGGCTCAAGCGTGTGGAGCTGGAGCGGGCCCGCGGCGGCGCCAGCCTGAACATGCCCGACCAGGAGATCGTCCAGCTGCCGGACGGCGGCTACCGGATTGACGCTGCTCCCCAGCTTCCCGTGGAGGACTGGAACGCGCAGATCTCGTTGATGACCGGAATGGCGGCCGCCCGGCTCATGCTCACGGGGAAGGTCGGCATCCTGCGCACCATGCCGTCCCCGGATGAGCGCTCCCTGAACCATTTCCGGCTGCAGACTGAAGCCCTGGGCAAGCCCTGGGACGGCGAAGTCAGTTACGGGGAATACCTGCGCAGCCTGGACCCAACGGATCCCCGCCAGCTGGCCATCATGCACTCCGCCGGCATGCTGTTCCGCGGCGCCGCCTACACGGCCTTTGACGGATCAGTGCCGGAAGACGGCGTCCAGTCCGCCATCGGCGCCGCCTACGCGCATACCACTGCGCCGTTGCGCCGCCTGGTGGACCGCTTTGTCCTGGTCATCTGCGAGGCCTTGAGCAACGGCGGGAAGGTGCCGGGCTGGGCACGGGAAGCCCTGCCAACTTTGCCGGAGATCATGGCGGGATCGGACCAGTTGGCGTCACGGATGGAGCGGATGGCCCTGGACACGGTGGAGGCTGCGCTGCTGGTCAACCACGTGGGCCAGGAGTTCGAAGCGATCGTTATTTCTGGGTCGAAGCCGCAAAACGGCAAAAACGGGAACGGCAACGGGAAGAACGGGAACGGCAAGAACGGGAACGGCAACGGGAACGGCGGTTCGGGGATCATCCAGATCCCGGACCCCGCCGTGACGGCCCGCTGCGCCGGTGAGCTGGAGCCCGGAACCAAGGTCCGGGTGCGCCTGGTCTCTTCGGATATCGCAACACGCGAAGTCCATTTCGAGCTGGTGCCATCTGCCCCCTGAAGGGCCGGAAGGCGCCGGAAGCCGGTATTTCGGCTCCCTGCGGCTAGACTGAAGAAGTAGAAATGGATGCCCGGTCGTTGATTTCCTTGATTTGAAACCAACAAGCCCGCCCCTACGCGATCTTGAGATTTACCCGCTGGTCCCCAGTGCCAGCATTTAGATAGCCCGCGATCGGCTTCCACTGGAATTGCGTGCGCGCCCGAGCGTGCTCCGGAACCGCCTTGCGGCAGGCCCGTTGAGCAGGCAGCGCCATTGCCCAAATGAATAAGGAAACTCCCCAGTGAGTGAATTGCATACCCACCAGCTTCTGACCGACGAGTCCGGCACCGAAACCATCGAGCCCGAAGAGACCATCATCTCGGACGAGAAGCCCCACGAGATTGCGGAAAAATC
This genomic interval from Arthrobacter sp. SLBN-100 contains the following:
- a CDS encoding FAD-dependent oxidoreductase, whose product is MGAPSNPGAMEPLSAPPVGTIRADVAVIGGGVIGHGIAWEAQRSGRSVVVIDDAPGSGASWAAAGMLAPVSELHYQEEDLLELMLDASARWPAFVAGLREASGADPGYITTPTLAVGADAADRRALMDLRAVQQANGLAVEPLTVREARKREPLLSPAIACALDTPADHQVDPRLLVDCLRRALAGHGVNGTRDEAARSGTRQDGAAAAGAVDGYSVPDKAAALLWQDGAVAGVQLVGGGTVLAGETVVANGLHAAELGSLPAGLHLPLRPVFGEILRLAVPPHLRPLVVSTVRGLVHGVPVYIVPRRDGTVVIGATQREDAPSATGAVSAGGVYQLLRDAQVLVPAVAELELLECTVRARPGTPDNAPLLGRIPVRGGAGQAGGHVPGLIIATGFFRHGVLLTPAAAAICRDLMDGREDARWAPFSPARFSGAATASASATRAASGGLSHQPPTKETV
- the thiE gene encoding thiamine phosphate synthase, with amino-acid sequence MNVSHTPAAATDVLSTTKISNGLSTARLYLCTDARKDRGDFEQFVDAAFAGGVDIIQLRDKTIEAAEELELLAVLKETAERHGRLWAVNDRADIAVLSGAPVFHVGQKDLPLAAARTLLNGNAAIGLSSHTPGQVDAALAAAAGPAGLDYFCVGPVWATPTKPGRAAVGLELVKYAAGAARASGQEGQSDGGVPWFAIGGIGHGNVEQVVEAGARRIVVVRAITEAEDPAAAAASLLAALDAPGS
- a CDS encoding RNB domain-containing ribonuclease, which encodes MSHHRLAPNVHEHKNALEAALGALRAELELPAAYPDDAVADAKAAVESLQLPAYDLTAVEFVTIDPASSTDLDQALFIEPDADGYHVLYAIADVPAFVTPGGPLDAETRRRGQTFYAPDGRIPLHPEIISEQAGSLLPGQDCSAFVWDFHLDNAAEVRSAAVRRARIRSRAKLSYKGAQAQLDDGTAPPVLRLLREVGLKRVELERARGGASLNMPDQEIVQLPDGGYRIDAAPQLPVEDWNAQISLMTGMAAARLMLTGKVGILRTMPSPDERSLNHFRLQTEALGKPWDGEVSYGEYLRSLDPTDPRQLAIMHSAGMLFRGAAYTAFDGSVPEDGVQSAIGAAYAHTTAPLRRLVDRFVLVICEALSNGGKVPGWAREALPTLPEIMAGSDQLASRMERMALDTVEAALLVNHVGQEFEAIVISGSKPQNGKNGNGNGKNGNGKNGNGNGNGGSGIIQIPDPAVTARCAGELEPGTKVRVRLVSSDIATREVHFELVPSAP